From Pagrus major chromosome 9, Pma_NU_1.0, the proteins below share one genomic window:
- the LOC141002602 gene encoding probable ribonuclease ZC3H12C, with translation MGVNDHLEDGTGHILSLGLDLDYLHVDGAERQAGLSTVTGTGSIGVLHVRAGAPSNSTDSSSITHSSYSSRSSCSNFSEESAVSDSDDERLQIGTGSESQNPQHDQPPPLHHQETSCQRVRLDLAPNRLPGDPPQLETSSPTDPATDYRTKVEFALKLGYSEELVLLVLRKLGPDALINDILGELVKLGTKTEMEQQGGSSVSQFPSSSLSSSLASSNSSLDSCRLLSPSQVLEDRENLRPVVVDGSNVAMSHGNKEVFSCQGIQLAVDWFLEQGHRDITVFVPAWRKEQSRPDALITDQEILRRLEKDKILVFTPSRRVQGRRVVCYDDRFIVKLAYESDGIIVSNDNYRDLANEKPEWKKFIDERLLMYSFVNDKFMPPDDPLGRHGPSLENFLRKKPIIPEHRKQPCPYGKKCTYGHKCKFYHPERGSQPQRAVADELRASAKISSVASRGLLEDALVVKSQSSGMAEAEQSRGTPKKQTNPSSPRRSFNDLLEDRLRVQEGRRGSNSSSSSCSSSFLGHPAPGGPPSSGGLDQWEHPGGGGGGSSRLASTSGPSFAETYHRCESPDLGYSSLVKAYSSLSLVVPQSPECFFPADLRAGSLPSDCSSEGSVSSDSFSPDPLLDDGTKCHHHHHHHNHHHPHCSGQYAHPVSRAPPGLSQHTPHGYPIPQAPRRQHGFVLEDPPSSVTTHASPRPFKPPSACIPPIPQHPLLSSFPGEFQARSPHPPQTSIAHSLSQSSPLGRSVTGSLWQESGLQDSQMYQGSPLHSRRNQSGLNQLPPQQLNWGPHYQQSPKPCYDLFAFHCLPEVHEKAWLSPWERQAHSSPRGLPASSLPPLPQLSLPPITTHKSHLPSVPQHQEPSAFGRYQELRERVFVNLGRIFPPDLVRMVMTRNPHSTDAQELAAAILLEKSQHGP, from the exons ATGGGCGTGAATGACCATCTGGAGGATGGGACAGGCCACATCCTCAGCCTCGGGCTGGATCTGGACTACCTCCATGTGGATGGTGCTGAGCGGCAGGCTGGCCTGAGCACTGTGACAGGCACTGGGAGTATAGGGGTCTTACATGTCAGAGCTGGTGCTCCAAGTAACAGCACCGATAGTAGTAGTATTACTCATTCAAGCTACAGCAGCAGGAGTAGTTGTAGTAACTTCTCTGAGGAGAGTGCTGTGTCCGACAGTGATGATGAACGGCTCCAAATTGGGACTGGATCTGAATCTCAAAACCCTCAGCACGATCAGCCTCCGCCCCTACACCACCAAGAGACCTCCTGTCAGAGAGTCAGGCTGGACCTGGCACCAAATCGACTCCCCGGAGACCCCCCACAGCTAGAAACATCATCTCCCACTGACCCCGCCACAGACTACCGCACCAAGGTGGAGTTTGCTCTCAAGCTGGGCTACTCTGAGgagctggtgctgctggtgctgaggAAACTGGGCCCAGACGCACTCATCAATGACATCCTAGGTGAACTGGTCAAACTGGGAACCAAGACGGAGATGGAGCAGCAAGGAGGTTCGTCTGTTTCCCAGTTTCCCTCCTCCTCGTTGTCGTCCTCTTTGGCTTCCTCCAACTCCTCTCTGGACTCCTGCCGGCTGCTGTCTCCGTCACAGGTGCTGGAGGACAGAGAAAATCTTCGGCCTGTTGTGGTGGATGGGAGCAACGTAGCCATGAG TCATGGAAATAAGGAAGTGTTCTCCTGTCAAGGCATCCAGCTGGCTGTTGATTGGTTCTTGGAACAAGGTCATCGTGACATCACTGTTTTTGTCCCTGCATGGAGAAAGGAGCAATCTCGACCTGATGCCCTCATCACAG ATCAAGAGATCCTAAGACGGCTAGAGAAAGATAAGATCCTGGTCTTCACTCCATCTCGCCGTGTGCAGGGACGCCGTGTGGTGTGCTATGATGACCGCTTCATCGTCAAACTGGCTTATGAGTCAGACGGCATCATTGTTTCCAACGACAACTACCGTGACCTCGCCAATGAGAAGCCAGAGTGGAAGAAATTTATTGATGAGCGTCTACTGATGTACTCTTTTGTGAATGACAA gTTCATGCCACCAGATGACCCGCTAGGACGCCATGGACCCAGTCTGGAGAACTTCCTGAGAAAGAAGCCTATTATTCCTGAACACAGGAAGCAGCCATGTCCTTACG GGAAGAAGTGCACATATGGACACAAGTGCAAGTTTTATCACCCTGAAAGGGGAAGCCAGCCCCAGCGTGCTGTGGCTGATGAGCTCCGTGCCAGTGCCAAAATTTCATCAGTAGCTTCCAGAGGCCTGCTGGAAGATGCCCTGGTGGTGAAGAGCCAAAGTTCAGGAATGGCCGAGGCTGAGCAAAGTCGGGGCACTCCAAAGAAACAGACAAATCCCAGCAGCCCCCGAAGGTCCTTCAATGACCTCCTGGAGGATAGGCTTCGGGTACAGGAAGGACGTAGGGGAAGCaacagcagtagcagtagttgtAGCAGCAGCTTTTTAGGGCATCCTGCTCCAGGGGGACCTCCTTCTTCAGGAGGTCTGGACCAATGGGAGCACCctgggggaggtggtggaggcaGCTCCAGGCTTGCTAGCACCTCAGGACCGAGTTTCGCTGAAACTTACCACAGATGTGAGTCTCCAGACCTGGGCTACAGCTCACTGGTTAAGGCCTACTCCAGCCTCAGTTTGGTAGTACCACAGAGTCCTGAATGCTTCTTCCCTGCTGATCTGCGAGCAGGATCACTGCCCTCAGACTGTAGCAGTGAAGGCAGTGTCAGCTCAGACTCCTTCTCTCCTGATCCTTTGTTAGACGATGGCACCAAGtgccaccaccatcaccaccaccataaTCACCACCATCCTCACTGCTCTGGTCAGTATGCTCACCCTGTAAGCCGTGCCCCTCCTGGTCTGAGTCAGCATACTCCTCATGGCTATCCCATTCCTCAAGCACCGCGGAGACAACATGGTTTTGTCTTGGAAGACCCTCCATCTTCTGTTACTACTCATGCATCTCCACGTCCCTTCAAGCCCCCTTCAGCTTGCATCCCACCCATCCCTCAGCATCCATTGCTGAGCAGTTTCCCAGGAGAATTCCAAGCTCGTTCACCACATCCACCCCAAACATCCATTGCTCACTCCCTCTCTCAGAGCTCCCCCCTCGGCCGCAGTGTGACGGGTTCCCTTTGGCAAGAAAGTGGGCTCCAGGACTCCCAAATGTACCAAGGGTCACCACTTCATTCCAGACGAAACCAATCTGGACTGAACCAACTACCACCGCAACAGTTAAACTGGGGCCCCCATTACCAGCAGTCTCCGAAACCTTGCTATGATCTGTTTGCCTTCCATTGCCTACCAGAAGTCCATGAGAAGGCTTGGCTCTCTCCTTGGGAAAGGCAAGCCCATTCATCACCCCGTGGCCTTCCAGCATCAAGTCTCCCACCACTCCCGCAGCTCTCCCTTCCACCTATCACTACCCACAAAAGCCACCTGCCCTCAGTGCCCCAGCACCAGGAGCCTTCTGCCTTTGGTCGGTACCAGGAGCTTAGGGAGAGGGTGTTTGTTAACTTGGGCCGCATCTTCCCTCCAGATTTGGTGAGGATGGTGATGACCAGGAACCCTCATTCTACGGATGCTCAGGAGCTTGCAGCTGCGATTTTGTTGGAGAAATCGCAGCACGGTCCTTGA